A window of Streptomyces sp. SAI-127 contains these coding sequences:
- the hemW gene encoding radical SAM family heme chaperone HemW has translation MPSALPDGEPVPDDGSLPASALTGSAGRPLGFYLHVPYCATRCGYCDFNTYTATELRGSGGVLASRDNYAETLIDEIRLARKVLGDDPRPVRTVFVGGGTPTLLAAGDLVRMLGAIRDEFGLAADAEVTTEANPESVDPAYLAELREGGFNRVSFGMQSARQHVLKVLDRTHTPGRPEACVAEARAAGFSHVNLDLIYGTPGESDDDWRASLEAAIGAGPDHVSAYALIVEEGTQLARRIRRGEVPMTDDDVHADRYLIADSVLAEAGFDWYEVSNWATSEAGRCLHNELYWRGADWWGAGPGAHSHVGGVRWWNVKHPGAYAGALASGKSPGAGRELLSDEDRRVERILLELRLREGAPLSLLREEGLAASRRALGEGLLEETPYAEGRAVLTLRGRLLADAVVRDLVD, from the coding sequence ATGCCTTCCGCACTCCCCGACGGCGAACCCGTCCCCGACGACGGCTCACTCCCCGCGTCCGCGCTCACCGGGTCCGCCGGCCGCCCGCTCGGCTTCTATCTGCACGTCCCGTACTGCGCGACCCGCTGCGGCTACTGCGACTTCAACACCTACACCGCGACCGAGCTGCGCGGCTCGGGCGGGGTGCTGGCCTCCCGCGACAACTACGCCGAGACGCTGATCGACGAGATCCGCCTGGCGCGGAAGGTCCTCGGCGACGACCCGCGCCCGGTCCGTACGGTGTTCGTCGGCGGCGGTACGCCCACGCTGCTGGCCGCCGGGGATCTCGTACGGATGCTGGGGGCGATCCGTGACGAGTTCGGGCTGGCCGCCGACGCGGAGGTGACGACCGAGGCGAACCCGGAGTCGGTGGACCCGGCGTATCTGGCCGAGCTGCGGGAGGGCGGCTTCAACCGGGTCTCCTTCGGGATGCAGAGCGCGCGGCAGCATGTGCTGAAGGTGCTGGACCGTACGCACACCCCGGGGCGGCCGGAGGCGTGCGTGGCGGAGGCACGGGCGGCGGGATTCTCGCACGTCAACCTGGATCTGATCTACGGCACGCCCGGGGAGTCGGACGACGACTGGCGGGCGTCCCTGGAGGCGGCGATCGGGGCCGGACCGGATCATGTGTCGGCGTACGCGCTGATCGTCGAGGAGGGCACCCAGCTGGCTCGCCGTATCCGGCGGGGCGAGGTTCCGATGACGGACGACGACGTGCACGCGGACCGTTATCTGATCGCGGACTCGGTGCTCGCGGAGGCCGGGTTCGACTGGTACGAGGTGTCGAACTGGGCCACGTCCGAGGCGGGCCGGTGCCTGCACAACGAGCTGTACTGGCGGGGTGCGGACTGGTGGGGCGCCGGGCCCGGGGCGCACTCGCACGTGGGCGGGGTGCGCTGGTGGAACGTGAAGCATCCCGGTGCGTACGCCGGGGCGCTGGCTTCCGGGAAGTCTCCGGGAGCAGGGCGTGAGCTGCTGTCGGACGAGGACCGGCGGGTCGAGCGGATCCTGCTGGAGCTGCGGCTGCGGGAGGGGGCACCGCTGTCGCTGCTGCGTGAGGAGGGTCTGGCCGCTTCCCGCCGGGCGCTGGGGGAGGGGCTGCTCGAGGAGACGCCTTACGCGGAGGGCCGGGCTGTGCTGACGCTGCGGGGGCGGTTGCTGGCGGACGCGGTGGTTCGGGATCTGGTGGATTAG
- a CDS encoding DUF3097 domain-containing protein has protein sequence MRQYSADLTPPWKKPKPVPEVPAEPGLVVEEPGTGFCGAVIRCEAGTVTLEDRFGKHRVFPLEPRGFLLEGRVVTLVKPSGASAASVRPTRTASGSVAVPGARARVARAGRIYVEGRHDAELVEKVWGDDLRIEGVVVEYLEGVDDLPSIVAEFAPGPDARLGVLVDHLLPGTKEWRIAQQVTSEHALVVGHPYIDIWEAVKPSSLGIEAWPRVPHGQDWKTGVCKALGWPSENTGAVWQAILKRVGSYRDLEPELLGRVEELIDFVTAP, from the coding sequence ATGCGCCAGTACTCCGCCGACCTGACCCCTCCGTGGAAGAAGCCCAAGCCGGTGCCGGAGGTCCCCGCCGAGCCCGGTCTGGTGGTCGAGGAGCCGGGGACGGGCTTCTGCGGCGCGGTGATCCGCTGCGAGGCGGGCACGGTGACGCTGGAGGACCGCTTCGGCAAGCACCGGGTGTTCCCGCTGGAGCCGCGCGGTTTCCTCCTGGAGGGCCGGGTGGTGACGCTGGTGAAGCCGTCGGGCGCCTCAGCCGCTTCTGTGCGACCCACTCGTACCGCGTCCGGCTCGGTGGCCGTCCCCGGCGCCCGCGCACGCGTGGCCCGCGCGGGCCGTATCTACGTCGAGGGCCGCCACGACGCGGAACTCGTGGAGAAGGTCTGGGGCGACGACCTGCGCATCGAGGGCGTGGTCGTGGAGTACCTGGAGGGCGTGGACGACCTCCCGTCGATCGTCGCCGAATTCGCGCCGGGCCCGGACGCCCGCCTCGGCGTCCTGGTCGACCACCTGCTCCCCGGCACCAAGGAGTGGCGCATCGCACAGCAGGTGACCAGCGAACACGCGCTTGTCGTCGGCCATCCGTACATCGACATCTGGGAGGCGGTGAAGCCGTCGTCCCTGGGCATCGAGGCATGGCCCCGGGTACCGCACGGCCAGGACTGGAAGACGGGCGTGTGCAAAGCCCTGGGCTGGCCGTCGGAGAACACGGGCGCGGTGTGGCAGGCGATCCTGAAGCGGGTGGGGTCCTACCGGGACCTGGAGCCGGAGCTGCTGGGCCGGGTGGAGGAACTGATCGACTTCGTCACGGCGCCGTAG
- a CDS encoding MBL fold metallo-hydrolase, producing the protein MTVTWEELGWERVATGVGRCRLPGWDCTAGLVIGEGTALLIDSGSGLAEGARLRAQAEELAGHRVTHLALTHPHFDHVFGAAAFAGAEVFGAVGVETVLRGRLGRAELRADAVRNGLDPAVADEAVDALVSPRHHVSGEWTLDLGGGRQALLANVGPGHTAHDLAVLVPGSPEVVFCGDLVEESGEPQAGPDAVPPQWPAALDRLLDLGGEDALYVPGHGAVVDAAFVRAQRDALAARFGVSS; encoded by the coding sequence ATGACGGTGACTTGGGAAGAGCTCGGGTGGGAGCGGGTCGCGACCGGGGTGGGGCGGTGCCGGCTGCCCGGCTGGGACTGTACGGCGGGCCTGGTGATCGGCGAGGGCACGGCCCTGCTGATCGACTCCGGCTCCGGACTCGCGGAGGGCGCCCGCCTGCGCGCCCAGGCCGAGGAACTCGCCGGTCATCGTGTGACCCATCTCGCGCTCACCCACCCCCACTTCGACCATGTCTTCGGGGCGGCGGCGTTCGCCGGGGCGGAGGTGTTCGGCGCCGTGGGTGTGGAGACGGTGCTGAGGGGACGGCTGGGCCGCGCGGAGCTGCGGGCGGACGCGGTGCGCAACGGACTGGACCCGGCGGTGGCCGACGAGGCGGTGGACGCCCTCGTCTCGCCCCGGCATCACGTCTCCGGCGAGTGGACGCTCGACCTCGGCGGCGGCCGGCAGGCGCTGCTGGCGAACGTCGGCCCCGGCCACACGGCCCACGACCTCGCCGTCCTCGTCCCCGGCTCCCCGGAGGTCGTCTTCTGCGGCGACCTGGTCGAGGAGTCGGGCGAACCGCAGGCGGGCCCGGACGCCGTACCGCCGCAGTGGCCCGCCGCGCTGGACCGGCTGCTGGACCTGGGCGGCGAGGACGCGCTGTACGTGCCCGGTCACGGAGCGGTGGTGGACGCGGCGTTCGTCCGGGCACAGCGGGACGCGCTGGCCGCCCGCTTCGGCGTGTCGTCATGA
- the hrcA gene encoding heat-inducible transcriptional repressor HrcA has protein sequence MLSERRLQVLRAIVQDYVGTEEPVGSKALTERHNLGVSPATVRNDMAALEDEGFIAQPHTSAGRIPTDKGYRLFVDKLAGVKPMTAPERRAIQNFLDGAVDLDDVVARTVRLLAQLTRQVAVVQYPSLTRSTVRHVELLSLAPARVMLVLITDTGRVEQRMVDCPAPFGEASLADLRARLNSRVAGRRFADVPRLVEDLPEGFDVEDRGTVTTVLSTLLETLVEENEERLMIGGTANLTRFGHDFPLTIRPVLEALEEQVVLLKLLGEAGDSGMTVRIGHENAYEGLNSTSVVSVGYGSGNEAVAKLGVVGPTRMDYPGTMGAVRAVARYVGQILAES, from the coding sequence ATGCTGAGTGAACGCAGGCTCCAGGTGCTGCGCGCCATCGTCCAGGACTATGTCGGCACCGAGGAGCCGGTCGGGTCGAAGGCCCTGACCGAGCGGCACAACCTCGGCGTCTCCCCGGCGACCGTCCGCAACGACATGGCGGCCCTGGAGGACGAGGGGTTCATCGCCCAGCCGCACACCAGTGCCGGGCGCATCCCGACCGACAAGGGCTATCGGCTGTTCGTCGACAAGCTGGCGGGCGTCAAGCCGATGACCGCGCCCGAGCGGCGCGCGATCCAGAACTTCCTCGACGGCGCGGTCGACCTCGACGACGTCGTGGCCAGGACCGTGCGGCTGCTGGCGCAGCTGACCCGGCAGGTCGCCGTCGTGCAGTACCCGTCCCTGACCCGCTCGACCGTGCGGCACGTGGAACTGCTCTCGCTCGCCCCCGCGCGCGTGATGCTCGTGCTGATCACGGACACCGGCCGGGTCGAGCAGCGCATGGTCGACTGCCCGGCGCCCTTCGGGGAGGCCTCGCTCGCCGATCTGCGGGCCCGGCTCAACAGCAGGGTCGCCGGACGGCGGTTCGCCGATGTGCCGCGGCTGGTCGAGGACCTGCCCGAAGGCTTCGACGTCGAGGACAGGGGTACGGTCACGACAGTGCTCTCCACTCTCCTGGAGACACTCGTCGAGGAGAACGAGGAGCGGCTGATGATCGGCGGCACCGCCAATCTCACCCGCTTCGGACATGACTTTCCCCTCACCATCCGGCCCGTCCTGGAGGCTCTGGAGGAGCAGGTCGTCCTCCTCAAACTCCTTGGCGAGGCGGGGGATTCGGGCATGACCGTACGCATCGGTCACGAGAACGCCTATGAGGGACTCAACTCCACTTCAGTGGTGTCGGTCGGCTACGGTTCGGGCAACGAGGCAGTCGCCAAGCTCGGCGTGGTCGGACCGACCCGCATGGATTACCCGGGAACGATGGGAGCGGTACGCGCAGTGGCACGGTACGTCGGACAGATCCTGGCGGAGTCGTAA
- the dnaJ gene encoding molecular chaperone DnaJ, producing MATDYYAVLGVRRDASQDEIKKAFRRLARELHPDVNPDPKTQERFKEINAAYEVLSDPQKKQVYDLGGDPLSQAGGGGAGGFGAGGFGNFSDIMDAFFGTASQRGPRSRTRRGQDAMIRLEIELDEAAFGTTKDIQVDTAIVCTTCSGEGAAPGTSAQTCDMCRGRGEVSQVTRSFLGQVMTSRPCPQCQGFGTVVPTPCPECAGDGRVRSRRTLTVKIPAGVDNGTRIQLAGEGEVGPGGGPAGDLYVEIHELPHSQFQRRGDDLHCTVTLPMTAASLGTKVPLETLDGMEEVDIRPGTQSGQSIPLHSRGVTHLRGGGRGDLIVHVEVQTPTKLDPEQERLLRELAKLRGEERPTGQFQPGQQGLFSRLKDAFNGRT from the coding sequence GTGGCCACGGACTACTACGCCGTTCTCGGCGTGCGCCGCGACGCGTCGCAGGATGAGATCAAGAAGGCGTTCCGTCGGCTCGCGCGCGAGCTGCACCCGGACGTCAACCCGGATCCGAAGACCCAGGAGCGGTTCAAGGAGATCAACGCCGCTTACGAGGTGTTGTCGGACCCGCAGAAGAAGCAGGTCTACGACCTCGGCGGCGACCCGCTCTCGCAGGCCGGCGGCGGTGGCGCGGGCGGCTTCGGGGCCGGTGGGTTCGGGAACTTCTCGGACATCATGGACGCGTTCTTCGGTACGGCGTCGCAGCGGGGTCCGCGCTCGCGCACCCGGCGCGGCCAGGACGCGATGATCCGTCTCGAGATCGAGCTCGACGAGGCGGCCTTCGGCACCACGAAGGACATCCAGGTCGACACGGCGATCGTCTGCACCACCTGCAGCGGTGAGGGCGCGGCGCCGGGGACCTCCGCCCAGACGTGTGACATGTGCCGCGGCCGCGGTGAGGTGTCGCAGGTGACGCGGTCCTTCCTGGGCCAGGTCATGACGTCCCGGCCGTGCCCGCAGTGCCAGGGCTTCGGCACCGTGGTCCCGACGCCGTGCCCGGAGTGCGCCGGCGACGGCCGGGTCCGCTCGCGCCGCACACTGACCGTGAAGATCCCGGCCGGTGTGGACAACGGCACGCGGATCCAGCTCGCGGGTGAGGGCGAGGTCGGTCCCGGTGGCGGTCCCGCCGGTGACCTCTACGTCGAGATCCACGAACTCCCGCACTCGCAGTTCCAGCGGCGCGGCGACGACCTGCACTGCACGGTCACGCTCCCGATGACGGCGGCGTCGCTCGGCACGAAGGTGCCGCTGGAGACGCTGGACGGCATGGAGGAGGTCGACATCCGGCCCGGTACCCAGTCCGGCCAGTCGATCCCGCTGCACAGCCGTGGCGTCACCCACCTGCGCGGCGGCGGCCGGGGCGACCTCATCGTCCACGTCGAGGTCCAGACCCCGACCAAGCTGGACCCCGAGCAGGAGCGCCTGCTGCGCGAGCTGGCCAAGCTGCGCGGCGAGGAGCGCCCCACGGGGCAGTTCCAGCCGGGGCAGCAGGGCCTGTTCTCCAGGTTGAAGGACGCGTTCAACGGCCGTACGTGA
- a CDS encoding nitronate monooxygenase: protein MSSALTGLFRHPIVQAPMAGGVSVPRLAAAVSEAGGLGFLAAGYKTADGLYQEIKQLRGLTALPFGVNLFMPQPEYADPAAVDVYAHQLAGEATWYETELGDPDSGRDDGYDAKLAVLLDNPVPAASFHFGIPSSEVLESLRRAGTFTLVTATTPEEALAVQYAGADAVIAQGVEAGGHQGTHRDLPEQDGSGLGLLSLVAQIRETVTIPIVAAGGIMRGSQIAAVLAAGASAAQLGTAFLATHESGAHDVHKQALTNPLYVRTELTRAFSGRPARGLVNRFLREHGPYAPAAYPEVHHLTAPLRKAAAKAKDAQGMALWAGQGHRMARELPAGQLVEILAAEFDAARTALSGTGDAR, encoded by the coding sequence ATGTCCTCCGCGCTGACCGGTCTCTTCCGTCATCCGATCGTGCAGGCCCCCATGGCGGGCGGTGTCTCCGTGCCGCGGCTCGCCGCCGCCGTGTCCGAGGCGGGCGGGCTCGGATTCCTCGCGGCCGGGTACAAGACGGCCGACGGTTTGTACCAGGAGATCAAGCAGCTGCGCGGGCTGACCGCGCTGCCCTTCGGGGTCAACCTGTTCATGCCGCAACCCGAGTACGCCGACCCGGCGGCCGTCGACGTCTACGCCCATCAGCTCGCCGGCGAGGCCACCTGGTACGAGACCGAGCTCGGCGACCCCGACAGCGGCCGTGACGACGGGTACGACGCCAAACTCGCCGTACTCCTCGACAACCCCGTGCCGGCGGCCTCCTTCCACTTCGGGATCCCGAGCAGTGAGGTCCTGGAGTCGCTGCGCCGTGCCGGCACCTTCACCCTCGTCACCGCGACCACCCCCGAAGAGGCCCTCGCCGTGCAGTACGCGGGCGCCGACGCGGTCATCGCGCAGGGCGTGGAGGCCGGCGGTCACCAGGGCACCCACCGGGACCTCCCCGAGCAGGACGGCTCCGGCCTCGGACTCCTCTCGCTCGTCGCCCAGATCCGGGAGACGGTGACCATCCCGATCGTCGCCGCCGGCGGCATCATGCGCGGCAGCCAGATCGCCGCCGTCCTCGCCGCGGGCGCGAGCGCGGCCCAGCTCGGCACGGCGTTCCTCGCCACGCACGAGTCGGGCGCCCACGACGTGCACAAGCAGGCGCTGACCAACCCCCTCTACGTCCGCACCGAGTTGACCCGCGCCTTCTCCGGCAGACCGGCTCGTGGCCTGGTCAACCGCTTCCTGCGCGAGCACGGACCGTACGCGCCGGCCGCCTATCCCGAGGTCCACCACCTCACCGCCCCGCTCAGGAAGGCCGCCGCCAAGGCCAAGGACGCCCAGGGCATGGCGCTGTGGGCGGGCCAGGGGCACCGGATGGCACGCGAGCTGCCCGCGGGACAGCTGGTGGAGATACTCGCCGCCGAATTCGACGCCGCCAGGACAGCGTTGTCAGGGACGGGGGACGCGCGATGA
- a CDS encoding 16S rRNA (uracil(1498)-N(3))-methyltransferase — protein sequence MTAPVFVVEHFDADGGGRYVLDGPEGRHAVSVKRLQPGEDVILTDGAGRWADCVVLGTEGKDRLIVQLDSVAEEPRPQPRITVVQALPKGDRGELAVETMTEVGVDAVVPWQAARCITQWKGDRGLKALAKWRATAREAGKQSRRVRFPEVADAATTRQVAALLAKADFAAVLHSDFDRGSEPLATAELPDEGEIVLVVGPEGGVAKDELALFEEAGARAYVLGPTVLRTSTAGTAATALLLGRTGRWS from the coding sequence ATGACCGCACCGGTGTTCGTGGTCGAGCACTTCGACGCGGACGGCGGCGGACGCTACGTCCTCGACGGCCCCGAAGGCCGCCACGCCGTCTCCGTGAAGCGGCTCCAGCCCGGCGAGGACGTCATCCTCACCGACGGGGCCGGGCGCTGGGCCGACTGCGTGGTGCTCGGCACCGAGGGCAAGGACCGGCTGATCGTCCAGCTGGACTCGGTGGCCGAGGAACCCAGGCCACAGCCCCGCATCACCGTCGTCCAGGCCCTCCCCAAGGGCGACCGCGGTGAACTCGCCGTCGAGACCATGACCGAGGTCGGCGTCGACGCCGTCGTGCCCTGGCAGGCGGCCCGCTGCATCACCCAGTGGAAGGGCGACCGGGGCCTTAAGGCGCTCGCCAAGTGGCGGGCCACCGCCCGCGAGGCCGGCAAGCAGTCCCGCCGGGTCCGCTTCCCGGAGGTCGCGGACGCGGCGACGACCAGACAGGTTGCCGCACTTCTCGCCAAAGCCGACTTCGCCGCCGTGCTCCACTCCGACTTCGACCGCGGCAGCGAGCCGCTGGCCACCGCCGAACTCCCCGACGAGGGCGAGATCGTGCTGGTGGTCGGTCCCGAAGGAGGCGTCGCCAAGGACGAGTTGGCGCTCTTCGAGGAGGCCGGTGCGCGCGCCTACGTCCTCGGGCCCACCGTGCTGCGTACCTCGACCGCCGGAACCGCGGCGACCGCTTTGCTCCTCGGCCGCACCGGCCGCTGGTCCTGA
- a CDS encoding VOC family protein → MELAQVRLLVTDFAACYRFYAEVLGLKPQSGATGGPYEKFSPATGSAGIALQDRSMMAAVLGELGDTATGHRSLVVLRVDDLDTYCDQIASRGATLLHGPSPMTDRMRVAHLKDPEGNLVELQQWLLLRA, encoded by the coding sequence GTGGAACTCGCTCAAGTACGCCTGCTCGTCACCGACTTCGCCGCCTGCTACCGCTTCTACGCCGAGGTCCTCGGCCTCAAGCCCCAGTCGGGGGCGACGGGCGGGCCGTACGAGAAGTTCAGCCCCGCCACCGGCTCGGCGGGCATCGCCCTGCAGGACCGGTCGATGATGGCGGCGGTCCTCGGCGAACTGGGCGACACGGCCACCGGCCACCGCTCCCTGGTCGTGCTCCGCGTCGACGACCTGGACACCTACTGCGATCAGATCGCGTCCCGCGGTGCCACCCTCCTGCACGGCCCGTCCCCGATGACGGACCGCATGCGCGTCGCCCACCTCAAGGACCCGGAGGGAAACCTGGTGGAGCTGCAGCAGTGGCTGCTGCTGCGCGCCTGA